From Caretta caretta isolate rCarCar2 chromosome 14, rCarCar1.hap1, whole genome shotgun sequence, the proteins below share one genomic window:
- the COX11 gene encoding cytochrome c oxidase assembly protein COX11, mitochondrial isoform X1: protein MGLGGRGWRCLGVLPLPRVSAGSGPRVLSVWARGAGAPLARGGWACGQCPRTAAPHSQWGPRGPGTPGSAPRRQAWPGLQQARGAARPNPFTRGQEQEWRRRNKTVLTYIAAAAVGMVGMSYAAVPLYRLYCQATGLGGSAVAGHDSDQIETMEPVKDRIIKVTFNADVHASLHWNFRPQQTEIYVVPGETALAFYKAKNSTDKPVIGISTYNVVPFEAGQYFNKIQCFCFEEQRLNPQEEVDMPVFFFIDPEFAEDPRMANVDLITLSYTFFEAKEGHKLPLPGYQ, encoded by the exons ATGGGGCTGGGCGGGCGGGGCTGGAGGTGCCTCGGGGTCCTTCCGCTGCCGCGCGTGTCTGCCGGATCGGGCCCCCGCGTGCTCAGTGTCTGGGCCCGAGGCGCTGGGGCGCCCCTTGCCCGGGGGGGCTGGGCCTGCGGCCAGTGCCCTCGGACCGCGGCCCCGCACAGCCAATGGGGCCCCCGCGGGCCGGGGACCCCGGGCAGCGCCCCCCGCCGCCAGGCCTGGCCCGGGCTCCAGCAGGCGCGGGGGGCGGCGCGCCCCAACCCTTTCACGCGAGGCCAGGAGCAGGAGTGGAGACGCAGGAACAAGACCGTCCTGACCTACATCGCCGCCGCGGCCGTGGGCATGGTGGGCATGTCCTACGCGGCCGTGCCGCTCTACCGCCTCTACTGCCAG gcTACTGGATTAGGTGGGTCAGCAGTAGCAGGCCATGATTCAGACCAGATTGAGACTATGGAACCTGTTAAAGATCGCATCATTAAGGTCACGTTCAATGCTGATGTGCATGCAAGTCTACATTGGAATTTTAGACCTCAGCAAACAGAAATATAC gTTGTACCAGGAGAGACTGCATTGGCATTTTACAAAGCAAAGAATTCTACAGACAAACCAGTAATTGGAATCTCTACATATAACGTGGTTCCATTTGAAGCAGGACAATATTTCAATAAAATACAA TGCTTTTGTTTTGAAGAACAGCGGCTTAATCCCCAAGAGGAGGTGGACATGCCTGTGTTTTTTTTCATAGATCCTGAATTTGCTGAAGACCCAAGAATGGCCAATGTTGATCTGATCACTCTTTCTTACAccttttttgaagcaaaagaagGACACAAATTGCCACTCCCAGGTTATCAATAA
- the COX11 gene encoding cytochrome c oxidase assembly protein COX11, mitochondrial isoform X2: MGLGGRGWRCLGVLPLPRVSAGSGPRVLSVWARGAGAPLARGGWACGQCPRTAAPHSQWGPRGPGTPGSAPRRQAWPGLQQARGAARPNPFTRGQEQEWRRRNKTVLTYIAAAAVGMVGMSYAAVPLYRLYCQATGLGGSAVAGHDSDQIETMEPVKDRIIKVTFNADVHASLHWNFRPQQTEIYVVPGETALAFYKAKNSTDKPVIGISTYNVVPFEAGQYFNKIQILNLLKTQEWPMLI, encoded by the exons ATGGGGCTGGGCGGGCGGGGCTGGAGGTGCCTCGGGGTCCTTCCGCTGCCGCGCGTGTCTGCCGGATCGGGCCCCCGCGTGCTCAGTGTCTGGGCCCGAGGCGCTGGGGCGCCCCTTGCCCGGGGGGGCTGGGCCTGCGGCCAGTGCCCTCGGACCGCGGCCCCGCACAGCCAATGGGGCCCCCGCGGGCCGGGGACCCCGGGCAGCGCCCCCCGCCGCCAGGCCTGGCCCGGGCTCCAGCAGGCGCGGGGGGCGGCGCGCCCCAACCCTTTCACGCGAGGCCAGGAGCAGGAGTGGAGACGCAGGAACAAGACCGTCCTGACCTACATCGCCGCCGCGGCCGTGGGCATGGTGGGCATGTCCTACGCGGCCGTGCCGCTCTACCGCCTCTACTGCCAG gcTACTGGATTAGGTGGGTCAGCAGTAGCAGGCCATGATTCAGACCAGATTGAGACTATGGAACCTGTTAAAGATCGCATCATTAAGGTCACGTTCAATGCTGATGTGCATGCAAGTCTACATTGGAATTTTAGACCTCAGCAAACAGAAATATAC gTTGTACCAGGAGAGACTGCATTGGCATTTTACAAAGCAAAGAATTCTACAGACAAACCAGTAATTGGAATCTCTACATATAACGTGGTTCCATTTGAAGCAGGACAATATTTCAATAAAATACAA ATCCTGAATTTGCTGAAGACCCAAGAATGGCCAATGTTGATCTGA